A stretch of the Janthinobacterium sp. B9-8 genome encodes the following:
- the entS gene encoding enterobactin transporter EntS — protein MSKPRSSIFVDFSLLKNNSNFRSVFIARLISVLSLGMLTVAVPVQIHALTGSALHVGLAVALDGVGMFVGLMCGGVLADRYDRRKLILMARCLCGIGFLVLALNSFIAAPSLLALYLVAVWDGFFGALGITALMASIPALVGRENLSAAGALSMLTVRLGAILSPAIAGVVIASAGVSWNYLLAGLGTLCTLIPLLCLPSMQPAVGKPEHPLRALADGVHFLMQSPVVGAVVVMGTLQTMLSAIRVMFPVLAVSVYGGGAFEVGLMYSAVPLGAMTGAFTSGWVARVQRPGLLLIAAVISAALVIVVFGLISHLPSGLVALVIFGYLGSISSLLQFTLVQQHTPDRLLGRVNSLWSAQDVVGDSVGALGLGALARAFAPLLAVCSFAGSVALAGAMLGLGFSGLRRLQNPPPETEPLLPEVASEAAH, from the coding sequence ATGAGTAAACCCAGATCGTCTATTTTTGTTGATTTTAGTCTGCTTAAAAATAATTCAAACTTTCGGTCTGTTTTTATAGCGCGTTTGATTTCGGTACTCTCACTGGGGATGCTCACCGTTGCGGTGCCCGTGCAGATTCACGCGCTCACTGGCTCGGCATTGCATGTCGGGCTGGCGGTGGCGCTGGATGGCGTGGGGATGTTTGTGGGCCTGATGTGCGGCGGCGTACTGGCTGATCGCTACGACAGACGCAAGCTGATTTTAATGGCCCGTTGCCTGTGCGGTATCGGCTTTTTAGTGCTGGCGTTAAATAGCTTTATTGCTGCGCCTTCCCTGCTTGCCCTGTATTTGGTTGCGGTTTGGGATGGTTTTTTTGGCGCGCTGGGGATTACCGCCCTGATGGCGAGTATTCCGGCTCTGGTTGGGCGTGAAAACTTATCGGCGGCCGGTGCATTAAGCATGCTGACCGTTCGTTTAGGTGCGATTTTGTCTCCGGCCATTGCTGGTGTGGTGATTGCTTCGGCAGGGGTGAGCTGGAATTATCTGCTGGCAGGTCTTGGCACTTTGTGCACACTGATTCCCTTGCTGTGCTTGCCTTCGATGCAGCCTGCCGTGGGGAAGCCAGAACATCCGCTACGGGCCTTGGCCGATGGCGTGCATTTCCTGATGCAAAGCCCCGTGGTTGGGGCTGTGGTGGTGATGGGGACTTTGCAAACAATGTTGAGCGCCATTCGAGTGATGTTTCCGGTGCTGGCGGTGAGTGTGTATGGCGGAGGCGCATTTGAGGTAGGGCTGATGTATTCGGCGGTGCCGCTAGGTGCAATGACGGGGGCGTTTACCAGTGGCTGGGTGGCGCGGGTGCAGCGGCCGGGTTTATTACTGATTGCTGCGGTGATCTCTGCGGCGCTGGTGATTGTTGTATTCGGCCTGATTTCTCATTTGCCATCGGGTTTGGTGGCGCTCGTTATTTTTGGCTATCTGGGCTCGATTAGTTCTTTATTGCAGTTCACCTTAGTGCAGCAGCACACGCCGGATCGCTTGCTGGGGCGTGTTAATAGCTTATGGAGCGCACAAGATGTAGTAGGAGATTCTGTGGGGGCTTTAGGGCTGGGTGCTTTGGCCCGTGCATTTGCGCCACTGCTGGCGGTGTGCTCTTTTGCGGGTAGCGTTGCACTGGCCGGGGCTATGCTGGGGCTGGGGTTCAGTGGTTTGCGGCGCTTGCAGAATCCCCCGCCGGAGACTGAGCCACTACTGCCTGAGGTGGCATCCGAGGCGGCTCATTAA
- a CDS encoding ABC transporter ATP-binding protein encodes MTARLNPSPPVTSRLKGEDLQLGYGQRVICEQLNLQISDGAFTVIIGPNGCGKSTLLRSLARLIKPSTGQISLDGKDIHSYPAKFVATQLGLLPQSSTAPEGICVADLVARGRYPHQSLLKQWSQKDEDAVASAMHATGITELAEQNVDALSGGQRQRVWVAMALAQQTSILLLDEPTTYLDIAHQIELLELFRTLNEQGRTLVAVLHDLNHACRYASHLIVMKEGQIVATGTPRQIMTPELVESVFGLPCLIIDDPISHTPMIIPRGRPHLR; translated from the coding sequence ATGACAGCAAGACTTAACCCCTCCCCTCCCGTCACCAGCCGCTTAAAAGGTGAAGACCTGCAGCTGGGCTACGGGCAGCGCGTGATTTGCGAGCAGCTTAATCTGCAAATCAGCGATGGCGCTTTTACCGTGATTATTGGCCCCAATGGCTGTGGCAAATCAACGCTACTGCGCAGCCTGGCCCGGCTAATCAAACCATCCACAGGGCAAATCAGCCTTGATGGCAAAGATATCCACAGCTACCCCGCTAAATTTGTCGCCACACAGCTTGGCCTGCTACCGCAATCTTCCACCGCGCCCGAAGGCATTTGCGTGGCCGACCTCGTTGCCCGTGGCCGCTATCCGCACCAAAGCCTGCTGAAACAATGGAGCCAAAAGGACGAAGACGCCGTTGCCAGCGCCATGCACGCCACAGGCATAACCGAGCTAGCCGAGCAAAATGTAGACGCGCTATCCGGCGGGCAAAGACAACGCGTTTGGGTGGCGATGGCACTGGCCCAGCAAACATCCATTTTGCTGCTCGATGAGCCCACTACCTATCTGGATATTGCCCACCAAATCGAGCTGCTTGAGCTGTTTCGCACCCTTAATGAACAAGGCCGCACCCTAGTGGCGGTATTGCACGATCTAAACCACGCCTGCCGCTACGCCAGCCATCTAATCGTGATGAAAGAAGGACAAATTGTGGCCACAGGCACGCCCCGCCAAATCATGACGCCAGAGCTAGTAGAAAGCGTCTTTGGCCTACCCTGCCTGATTATCGACGACCCGATCAGCCACACCCCAATGATTATCCCGCGAGGCAGGCCGCATTTGCGCTGA
- the fepB gene encoding Fe2+-enterobactin ABC transporter substrate-binding protein, producing the protein MNTKHGLMAFILMSAALLTGCDSSPQTTKTETQASGWPRTFDTPQGKLTIKAPPERIVSTSVTLTGTLLTINAPVIGSGTGAVNTVTSDEQGFFRQWAHIAKERKVEPLYHGEPNAETIAAANPDLIIVSATGGDSARKIYDQLSQIAPTVVINYDDKDWQAIATQLGAITGHEQDAAAAIKDFDNKLNATKQKINLPPQPTTAMVYYEDNSGANVWTANSAQGRLLLDLGFTLATIPDAAKGDTSMGIRKDITQLTGEKFSEGLQGKTMLLFTADDATVAKVKNNKFLQQNPAISSNRVYAVGFDTFRIDYYSASNMLKRIEQHFK; encoded by the coding sequence TTGAATACTAAACATGGCCTTATGGCCTTTATTCTGATGAGTGCCGCCCTGCTTACTGGCTGCGATTCCAGCCCGCAAACAACCAAGACCGAAACACAAGCAAGTGGCTGGCCACGTACTTTCGACACACCCCAAGGCAAACTCACGATCAAAGCCCCGCCAGAGCGAATTGTATCGACCAGCGTAACGCTCACCGGCACGCTGCTCACCATTAATGCGCCTGTAATTGGTAGCGGCACGGGCGCTGTAAATACGGTGACTTCGGATGAGCAGGGGTTTTTTCGGCAATGGGCGCATATTGCTAAAGAGCGCAAAGTAGAGCCGCTCTATCATGGCGAGCCCAATGCCGAAACGATTGCAGCCGCCAATCCTGATCTGATTATTGTGTCGGCTACCGGTGGCGATTCTGCCCGTAAAATTTATGATCAACTCAGCCAGATTGCCCCAACCGTGGTCATTAATTATGACGATAAAGACTGGCAAGCCATCGCTACACAACTTGGGGCCATCACCGGACATGAGCAAGATGCTGCGGCAGCAATCAAAGACTTTGACAACAAGCTCAATGCCACCAAGCAAAAAATAAACCTGCCTCCCCAGCCCACTACTGCCATGGTTTATTACGAAGATAACTCTGGTGCAAATGTCTGGACGGCAAATTCTGCCCAAGGGCGGCTCTTGCTGGATCTTGGCTTTACGCTAGCCACCATCCCGGATGCAGCCAAAGGGGATACCAGCATGGGAATACGCAAAGACATCACCCAACTCACGGGTGAAAAATTCTCTGAAGGGCTACAAGGCAAAACCATGCTGCTCTTTACAGCCGATGATGCAACGGTAGCAAAAGTCAAAAACAATAAGTTTTTACAACAAAACCCGGCCATATCAAGCAATCGCGTTTACGCCGTAGGCTTTGATACTTTCCGTATCGACTACTACAGCGCCAGCAATATGCTGAAGCGGATCGAGCAGCACTTTAAGTAA
- a CDS encoding 4'-phosphopantetheinyl transferase family protein produces MLKIWRVTLDDPVHLDPPRLAALDQQEHQRWQSLRKALDARRYAAAHTALRSILASELACSPGDIQYSQNDWGKPFLERGPAFSLSHSGPLALIAVQADLPLGVDIELHSKETSPDWFTDCWSPAELRRMHQPLNAAQALRLWVRKEAVLKAVGRGLHLPMSQVVLPLGESQRLRAISHCEGQNTLWHLYDLDAGAGALAALASRQLYSADELRLVDWSPRG; encoded by the coding sequence GTGCTAAAAATCTGGCGGGTAACACTCGATGATCCGGTGCATCTTGATCCGCCAAGGTTGGCGGCTTTAGATCAGCAGGAGCATCAGCGCTGGCAGAGTTTGCGCAAGGCGCTAGATGCCCGCCGCTATGCTGCTGCGCATACCGCTTTGCGCTCTATTCTGGCGAGCGAGCTGGCTTGCTCACCGGGTGATATTCAGTATTCGCAGAATGACTGGGGCAAGCCGTTTCTAGAGCGTGGCCCTGCTTTTTCGCTTAGCCATAGCGGCCCGCTGGCCTTGATTGCTGTACAAGCTGATCTGCCCTTGGGGGTTGATATCGAGCTGCATAGCAAAGAAACCAGCCCGGATTGGTTTACAGATTGCTGGAGCCCCGCAGAGCTGCGGCGAATGCACCAACCTTTAAATGCGGCGCAAGCTTTAAGGCTGTGGGTGCGCAAAGAAGCGGTACTCAAGGCTGTGGGGCGGGGCTTACATTTGCCAATGTCACAAGTGGTGCTGCCACTGGGCGAAAGCCAGCGTTTGCGGGCAATAAGCCATTGTGAGGGGCAAAATACACTCTGGCATCTTTATGATCTGGATGCAGGCGCTGGCGCTTTGGCGGCTTTGGCAAGCCGCCAGCTTTATTCTGCAGATGAATTGCGGCTGGTGGATTGGTCGCCAAGGGGCTGA
- the fepD gene encoding Fe(3+)-siderophore ABC transporter permease, giving the protein MIKSGTPTTISWQQTRSRYALVFILLCLIAALSLTMGAKPIPLAVVYDSFFGTALHPDSIIVLESRLPRTLLGLFAGAALGLAGALIQALTRNPLADPGLLGVNAGASFAVVLAVALFNIQQPAAFVGFACTGALLTTLLVYFVGVWGAGRLDPSRFILAGVAIGAVMHGISSGLVLFNPMAFDRIRYWNAGTLDVRNLDLVLMVLPAIITGSVLALLLARPLNALSMGAELSVTLGTRPWITQAFSILAITLLTGATTAIAGPIGFVGLMIPQVARWLVGPDQRRILPLTILLAPILLLGADIIGRLLVASELRVSIVTAFVGAPMLIWLARKQVRT; this is encoded by the coding sequence ATGATTAAATCTGGCACGCCTACTACCATTTCCTGGCAGCAAACCCGCTCCCGATATGCCTTAGTGTTTATCCTGCTCTGCCTTATTGCGGCTCTTAGCCTAACGATGGGGGCCAAGCCTATTCCGCTGGCCGTGGTTTATGACAGCTTCTTTGGCACGGCCCTTCACCCGGACAGCATTATTGTGCTGGAGAGCAGGCTGCCCAGAACGCTGCTCGGCCTATTTGCCGGGGCAGCACTGGGGCTCGCTGGCGCGCTGATTCAAGCCCTCACGCGTAATCCTCTGGCCGATCCGGGCTTGCTTGGGGTTAATGCAGGGGCGAGCTTTGCGGTAGTGCTTGCCGTCGCACTATTTAATATCCAGCAGCCCGCCGCCTTTGTTGGCTTTGCCTGTACAGGCGCCCTGCTCACTACCCTGCTGGTTTATTTTGTCGGTGTCTGGGGTGCGGGCAGGCTAGACCCTAGCCGCTTTATTCTGGCCGGGGTGGCAATTGGCGCGGTGATGCACGGTATTTCTTCGGGGCTGGTGCTATTTAACCCTATGGCATTTGATCGTATCCGCTACTGGAATGCAGGCACGCTGGATGTACGCAATCTGGATCTGGTACTGATGGTGTTGCCCGCTATTATCACCGGCAGCGTATTGGCGCTGCTTCTGGCAAGGCCGCTGAATGCGCTCAGCATGGGCGCAGAATTATCCGTAACGCTAGGCACTCGGCCATGGATCACGCAGGCATTCAGTATTTTGGCCATTACCCTGCTCACGGGTGCCACCACGGCCATTGCAGGGCCAATTGGCTTTGTCGGCCTGATGATCCCGCAAGTGGCCCGCTGGCTGGTTGGCCCGGATCAGCGGCGAATTTTGCCACTGACTATTTTACTGGCCCCCATTTTATTACTCGGTGCCGATATTATTGGCCGCCTACTGGTGGCCAGTGAGCTACGCGTATCGATTGTCACCGCCTTTGTGGGTGCGCCGATGCTCATTTGGCTAGCCCGCAAACAGGTGCGCACATGA
- a CDS encoding 2,3-dihydro-2,3-dihydroxybenzoate dehydrogenase, with translation MQDQPYRGKVAIVTGAAQGIAAAVVQALSRQGAIVAALDIQAERLQSVALQYQAEGLAVHAYPVDMRSSSQINEVVERIEAELGPIAILVNAAGILRMTTICEMSDEDWENTFAVNTHGPFYLSRAVARRMIPRRSGTIVTVGSNAAEVPRLQMAAYAASKAAVGHFTKCLGLELAEYGIRCNIVSPGSTDTAMQRQLWQDESDVQKVIAGSLPGYRTGIPLGRIADADDIAAAVLFLLSPGARHITMHNLCVDGGATLGI, from the coding sequence ATGCAAGATCAGCCCTATCGTGGGAAAGTGGCCATTGTGACCGGAGCCGCTCAGGGTATTGCCGCTGCGGTTGTGCAGGCTTTAAGCCGCCAGGGCGCGATTGTTGCAGCGCTGGATATTCAGGCTGAGCGTTTGCAATCTGTGGCTTTGCAATATCAGGCAGAAGGCTTGGCGGTGCATGCTTATCCAGTGGATATGCGCAGCAGTAGCCAGATTAACGAGGTGGTTGAGCGGATTGAAGCCGAGCTTGGCCCGATTGCTATTTTGGTAAATGCCGCAGGTATTTTACGCATGACGACAATCTGCGAGATGAGTGATGAAGATTGGGAAAACACTTTTGCCGTGAATACCCATGGCCCCTTTTATTTATCCAGAGCCGTGGCACGGCGCATGATTCCACGCCGCAGCGGCACGATTGTAACGGTAGGATCAAATGCGGCAGAAGTACCCCGGCTGCAAATGGCGGCCTATGCCGCGTCTAAGGCAGCGGTGGGGCACTTTACCAAGTGCCTGGGTCTGGAGCTGGCTGAATACGGCATACGCTGCAATATTGTCTCCCCCGGCTCTACGGATACGGCCATGCAGCGCCAGCTTTGGCAGGATGAAAGCGATGTGCAAAAAGTGATTGCAGGCTCCTTGCCGGGCTATCGCACAGGTATTCCGTTAGGGCGGATTGCAGATGCTGATGATATTGCTGCAGCGGTGCTCTTTTTACTCTCGCCCGGCGCTCGCCATATCACCATGCATAATCTGTGTGTGGATGGCGGGGCGACGCTGGGGATTTAA
- the fepG gene encoding iron-enterobactin ABC transporter permease yields MNTALSKHHQSFKPAIAAKSIWARRSMLIGKPDGAINFRLNLAGLRLAFILTLACLLLGIMALKLGALSFSNSEVFAALKGEGSSRAMIVINQWRLPRVFMAIVIGAALGMSGAIFQSLVRNPLGSPDVIGFGTGAHTGALITIILLNGGYLEIATGAIVGGLLTALLVYLLAWRQGIHGFRLIIVGIAVSAMLAAFNTWLSITGSLEAAMSVALWAAGSLNGMSWAKGLPAAAFCLSCMLLALLLGRRMQLLEMGDDSASALGIPAERTRLQLMALGVALIAAATAATGPIAFIALVAPQIVKRIGSNNAASLYLSALMGALLLLLADVAAQHLFFPQQFPVGIITVSIGGVYLIWLLLCEAKRI; encoded by the coding sequence ATGAACACCGCCCTTTCTAAGCATCACCAGAGCTTTAAGCCAGCAATCGCCGCTAAATCAATATGGGCTCGCCGCTCTATGCTCATTGGCAAGCCGGATGGAGCGATCAACTTCCGGCTCAATCTGGCTGGGCTACGGCTCGCTTTTATCCTTACGCTGGCTTGCCTGCTGCTGGGAATAATGGCCTTAAAGCTGGGTGCATTATCGTTTTCAAACTCCGAAGTATTTGCCGCACTAAAAGGTGAAGGCAGCAGTCGCGCCATGATCGTCATCAATCAATGGCGACTGCCACGCGTATTTATGGCGATTGTGATTGGCGCGGCATTGGGCATGAGCGGAGCCATTTTTCAATCACTGGTGCGAAACCCGCTAGGCAGCCCCGATGTGATTGGCTTTGGCACAGGCGCGCATACCGGCGCGCTGATTACCATCATCCTTTTAAACGGCGGTTATCTGGAAATCGCCACCGGTGCCATCGTTGGCGGGCTGCTGACGGCACTCTTGGTTTATTTACTAGCATGGCGGCAAGGCATACACGGCTTCAGGCTAATTATTGTAGGGATTGCGGTAAGCGCCATGCTAGCTGCATTTAATACCTGGCTTAGCATTACCGGCAGCCTGGAAGCCGCCATGAGTGTGGCGCTGTGGGCGGCCGGATCGCTCAATGGCATGTCATGGGCCAAAGGTCTGCCTGCTGCGGCGTTTTGCCTCAGCTGTATGCTGCTGGCGCTGCTACTTGGCCGCCGGATGCAACTCTTAGAAATGGGCGACGATAGCGCCAGCGCATTAGGGATTCCAGCCGAGCGCACCCGCTTGCAACTGATGGCGCTTGGCGTGGCCCTCATTGCCGCAGCCACGGCAGCCACCGGACCAATTGCCTTTATTGCCCTCGTTGCACCGCAAATCGTTAAGCGCATAGGCAGCAATAATGCGGCGTCCCTCTATCTTTCAGCCTTAATGGGCGCGCTGCTGCTACTGCTAGCCGACGTAGCCGCACAACATTTATTCTTCCCCCAACAATTTCCGGTCGGCATCATCACGGTGAGTATTGGCGGGGTTTATCTGATCTGGCTCTTACTCTGTGAAGCAAAACGCATATGA